Genomic window (Ciona intestinalis unplaced genomic scaffold, KH HT001189.1, whole genome shotgun sequence):
AGTGATTGGTACAAATTGTGAAACAGGTAATTACgacatattaaatattaagtttaatatgtCTACTAATGCTGTGAAATACaaagtgattttttatttaaagaacattaacaaaggttttataattttattgctGACAtgtgatttatattttacagatttatGCGACTCTAGTCCTTGTCAAAATGGTGGCACATGTATTGGAACCATTACTGGATATGAATGTAGTTGCCCTGTTGGTTTTATTGGTACACATTGTGAAACAGGTGaatatactgtttttatattaaataaactagTCCAAGACCTTTATACCACTATAGAGATACCAACCAAAACTGTAAtgatattataacattttttcacaGATTATTGCAACCCTAGTCCTTGTCAAAATGGTGGAACTTGTGTAGGAACTGATGGTGGTTATAAATGTGACTGCCCGGTTGGAGTTGTCGGTTTAAATTGTGAAAcaggtaaatatattaaagtcaTGCATATTGGGAAAGATAAGCtaactaaaaaatactttttagaAGTTATTTAAGTTCTTAATTGAATTCATTAAACTTTTCATAGATTATTGCAACCCTAGTCTTTGTCAAAATGGTGGAATTTGTATTGGAACTGATGGTGGATATCAATGTGATTGCAAAGTTGGATTTAATGGTACAGATTGTGAAACAGGTaacttatgaatgaatgagtataacttatttatcatagAAACTATAGGCCCAACTATTTCAGATTTTTGTGCAAGTAATCCATGTAACAACGGTGGCAGTTGTATTGGAACTGGTGGTGGATATATATGCAGTTGTCCAGTGGGTTTTAACGGAGCAAATTGTGAAAcaggtatgaatgaatgaatgaacataACTTCCCTTTCATGAAAACTATACCCTATAACAGATATATGTGCCTCTAATTCTTGTCAAAATGGTGGAACTTGCATTGGAATTGATGTTGGATATGAATGCAGTTGTCCAAATGGATTTAATGGCACAGATTGTGAAACAGGTATGAATGCAAGTTTGCAATccaaatataaacttatatttaaatagattttatACATTGTGTTGTTAGATTTTTGTGATGTGGTCTTGTGCCAAAATGGAGGAACATGTCACCATGCTGCTGTTACTGGTTTCGTGTGTGAATGTAAGAAAGGCTACGAAGGGACAACTTGCCAAATAGGTAATGTAATTATCACAATACTAAAGGTGGTTAATACACATGCGTTTTACAGACCCCTGCTTTAACCGCACATGCGAAAACAACGGAACATGTTATATTAGTAATTACACATCACTGTGTAACTGCAAGGGTGGATATGAAGGAAACAACTGTGAACTTATCATTGGTAATGTATCagcaattttaaattcatgttttcAGTTGCTATATTAacttaaagtattaaaaaatgataaaacataGGTTTTGTATTTTAGCTTAAAACTACATGTTGTTCCACCTTATTTATTCGGCTGGTACATTAATAAAGTGTa
Coding sequences:
- the LOC108950946 gene encoding fibropellin-1-like encodes the protein MYDGYTNWYSNLEPNGGSNVAVYVYNFDDMSGYPNTFGTWGDESVNSLKNYICQRDDRCDPDPCQNGGTCQNTPSGSYTCHCAPGFGKPNCKTDSCNPSPCQNGGTCVRTNGGYKCNCPVGVIGTNCETDLCDSSPCQNGGTCIGTITGYECSCPVGFIGTHCETDYCNPSPCQNGGTCVGTDGGYKCDCPVGVVGLNCETDYCNPSLCQNGGICIGTDGGYQCDCKVGFNGTDCETDFCASNPCNNGGSCIGTGGGYICSCPVGFNGANCETDICASNSCQNGGTCIGIDVGYECSCPNGFNGTDCETDFCDVVLCQNGGTCHHAAVTGFVCECKKGYEGTTCQIDPCFNRTCENNGTCYISNYTSLCNCKGGYEGNNCELIIVETVDNTWIPIVAGTLGGVALLVIIAVIVYCCLKQRMKPDSKDLKTNKDNNNISNVSTEGNIKQLNCRLICTKLL